CCGTCGTGGTCCGAGAGGCCCATTAGGGAGTCGATGCTCTGTCTTGGGTGCTTGCTGCTCGACTTCTGTTTACTCTTCTTGACTGGGGTCACAGTTTTGGTTCTTTGTGTGGGAGTtgcctttttcttcttctttaatttcttcttggcagGTTCGTCCAGACGGTACATTTCCGTATCGTCGTGGCCACCCGTGATCAGGTCGTCATCACTGGGGTCCAGGAACACATCTTCAGCAGGTTTCCCGCTGCGGTATAGGGTCCGGGCCCTTTTGCGGTGAAACTTTTCGTTTTCCAGTATTGCCCTGTTTTCGACAAAGGCCCTATCATCCTGAAAGTCCCTCCGCTCGCCCTTGTACTTGATGACGTTGGCCAGGATGCTCTCGCCGACACGGTCCTTAAAGGTCGCCATGTTCAATTCGTAGCACTTGTTTGTCAGGAGGTCGAACGCACCGGCAAAGGCCTTCTTGATCACTCTCATGTTGAAGGAGCTCCGGCTGATGTTGTTCGAGTGTTCCATCGGGTCCTGGATTGCCAGTGCAAACGAGTTCCTCACCGGGAGCAAGGACTTCCAATGTGATTTTGGTACGTATACGGGGAAATGGTCGTCGTTGAAGCTCAGTGCCACGTCGTCGTACGCAAAGTTCTTGCCGTACAACTCGAAGAAGTCGATTAACAGGACACCCAAATTATCCAGAGGGTCTATCTCTTGGGTCCGGATCTTTGGATGCAAATTCATAAATGAGTAGACGAGACAGATGATACTGAATCCGCCTAGCCCGCCCGTGTGGACGTCGTTGAGCCTCCTTGCTGCAAGAAattgtttgatgatgaggacCAGTTCACGCAGACCGGGCGTCTCGCGAAGCCAGCCGCGGATCAAACGTGCTGCCTCAATACCGTTTAGCCGTTCAAAGGACACATCGATGTGGAGGTTGGAATGGGGCTCTATGAATTTGATGATGGGTACTCTTGTTCGGCTGATGACTTCAATCTGCACGGCTAGATTCTCATCTCTCAAGTGACGAGCCAGTTCGTACAAGTATTGAGTGTTTTCTTTATCCATTGAGGTGCTGTTCACAACGCAGTCGATATCTGAACCGGGCATGTACAAATCAGTCGCGTATGACCCAAATACATGCAAATCCGAGTCTCGCCAGAGCGATCTCACGGCTTTCCGAATCTTCTGAACCGCTCGGTTACGTGAAATGATCTCACTCCCAGTGGGTGATATGTACGCGACAAAATCTTTAATCTCCTGCGTGAGCCACTGGCTGATTTGTTTCTCTTGTGAATGGTCTTGGTTCAAAAGCCAGGGGAAATTCGGGTTGAACTCCGGCTGTGCATTTTCCATGGGACTCTTGCTCGATTCAGAAGAAACCTCGTCGTCCGTGGAATTGTGatcttcctcctccccTGCAGAGCTATCAGAGAAAGCTATATAGtctctgttcaaagtcagCGTATCCTCTTGTCGCAGTGCATGCGGTGGCTCACCCCCATCTTGCGAACTTGCCTCATCGATCTCCTTAATCAAAACTTTATCCTCCAGTTCTGTGTCCTCCATGGACAACAATAAATTATCGTACGATGCATCCACTTTCAACTCTTCAAATGGGTTCCTTGAACTACCATTACCATCGTTTAGACTCTGGAGTTCGTTGAAATCCGACACAGACCCGGAGTTGAACACCTCGATGTGCTCCCGCACTTTATTGAAGGATAACTTCCTCAACCGCTTCCCTCTCCAGTTACGCATTGCCAGCCTCCCCTTGCAAATAACCCTCCCAACAAACAGTATCTAATACTACgctcatctcatctcatcgtttcttgaaatcaaaattttttaagtgaaaaaaaatgttcaCGAGTtgtatgtatgtattatataatattatgTTTTATAGAAGTTGAGGTAGTGGGATGTGGTGGGTCAGTTTGACGTATCTGGGGTTCATGAGATGCAGTAGGGGACAGAGAATGTATGATTGTTGTGTAGTGGACCAAATTTGTAGTATTTTACATTATTGTTTGCGTTTATAGCAGACAcagagcagcagcaacgaCACCAACCATTGCTAATGGGACGTTGTCTTGTACACCGGCGGCAGCAAACGTGCTCACACTTGGAGCAGTAGCTGTGGCATTCTTAGATTGCTGTTGCACGGAAAGTGTGGAGGCggcagaggaggaagcTGACGTACTCTTCGAAGAGGCGGCGACGGCAGCGGAGACAGAGCCAGAAGAGACCGTGCTGGTGACACGTGGAGTCGTGGTGGACTTGACCGTGGACACAACAGATTTGGGTGACCTCTGGGGTGGTGGTGATGTCAACGTAGGTGACGCTGTCAGCGGCGACCAAAGCGGTGAAAAGAGTAGCAGATAGAGCTAGTACGGATTGGAATTGCATTGATGTATTATAGTACTGTTAAAGAAATGAGGGACAATAGTTGGAATTTTGTGTGGTTTCCTTTCCCGAGAAGTGAACAAGCCAGAGGAACATGGTGGTATCATTACCGTTAGAATAGCTCCCCGTTCCAGcctctttatatattatttgCAATCGCGGTGTGAGATCAAGACACGGAATCCCCAACGGACGTTCTATTCCTccgtccttcttcttctcccaCCATTTGGGGCGCACACGGTACCCCAAGGGGTATTGCTGCAGCCCCCGGCGCAGATCTTCTACCACTTACGAACACGATTGATCCAACTCGATCGATGACATTTCGCGTTAACCGTTGCGATGAGAGGAAACAGACGCCAAAAATGtgattttcttctttttggaaaaggaCGCGAAATGACGCGTCTTGGATTCCGCCGTGTGTAACAGTTAGTAGGACACTGCACCGAGTCTCGCCTGGCAGTCGCGAATTGCGCGAAGGACTCACGGTGACTTTGCTATTGTCTGTGGTTGTTGCGACGCGGTGGTAACATGGGAGGAATGGCGAGCGGGCATGGCGAGGGGGACATTTCGTGTGGTCGAGTTCCTACTGTACTTTTTTGGTCTTCGCCACGACATCAGAAACCGTCTTGGCTTGCGAATCGTAACGAAACCGTAGTGGAATTCGCCAAGAGCACGACCACGGGAATGCACACTTCCCAGACGTCCCCGGCATTTACACCCATACATTTCTACCAAATCCGCACACCatttcaatttttgttatttttcttgCGTTTTCAcaaaactgttttttttgagTTTGTTTTCCCGCTTTCCAGAGGGAGCTGGGGCGAGTGTCTAGGCAGAGAGCCGGCctgttccagtttttgCCCGGCCCCGCCACGCTGGGGCCTACGCTTGCTCTCTGCCTGGCGAGTGGCCGCCGCTGGGCAGACACCTCTGCCTGGAGCGTTCCGCTCGGTTGTTGTAATGTAGAATTTATCAAAGATTACTCTCATTTGTGGATTTGTTCAGTACACAGGCTTTAAACAGTGAGGTTCTTGCATCGTGAAGAACACCGTATATACACAAAAACAACCAATAACAATGCCAGGTGTTTCTGTTAGGTACGTTAATTATTCAATGGAACGATTTTGAGGAGGGAACTGTGTGCgtgagagagagagagaggagaaCTTATGACCGTGGATATTTTGAGATTGAACAAGGTACCAGATATGAATGCTGTGGTCGAGACTGCAGATCCCTGGACAGGGAAACTTGATAATGATGGTTAGACTCTCATTCTTCTTAGAACCTCCTGCATGCTCGATATCAGTGGGCAAGACACTTGCGGAACCGTTCCCTTACACCATGCGTCACATGAAATCCTCATAATGTTAAACCATCTTAAAACTTTCCTTACTAACAAATCGTTATATGCTTTGTACGATGCTCATATTACTTATGAGTTTCTACAAATACCATAGTACCCCCCTCTACATTTATTCAGAGACGTTTCTGCTCAAGAATTCATCAACGCCTATGCCTCTTTCTTGCAAAGACAAGGTAAGCTAGAAGTCCCAGGTTACGTTGACATTGTCAAGACCTCCCAAGGTAACGAGATGCCTCCACAAGACTCCGAAGGTTGGTTCTACAAGCGTGCCGCCTCCGTTGCCAGACACATCTACTTGAGAAAGCAAGTCGGTGTCGGCAAATTGAACAAGCTTTACGGTAACTCCAAGTCCAGAGGTGCCAGACCATCCAAGCACGTCGACGCCTCCGGTTCCATCAACAGAAAGGCCCTACAGGCTTTGGAGAAAATCGGCATTGTCGAAATCTCTCCAAAGGGTGGCAGAAGAATCTCCGAGAACGGTCAAAGAGATTTGGACCGTATCGCCGCTcaaactttggaagaagacgaaTAAACGTGTTGACCAAAGCCCTACCCCAATATGCGATTAAAGATTTAATAATcttgtatgtgtgtgtatcATCAATTATATAAGTTGCCTTTCTCTTCATACAAACAGTTTATCGACTATCAATGAAGCTGTAATGCTGGAACGTTTATATGACGGTATATATGCTAAGAGATGCATGCTAAGTAATGTTGACCCGCGAGTCAGGTGCAGCAGTACGTGCCTGGGTAAGGCTGTTGTGATGCTGAGGACTCGTCGGGGGAAGGTTTCGTGATGTCTACCGACGAGGTCTTGATGTTGCGCTTGGTGCCCCTGATACGTAGTTTGAACACATGGTCGTAATCTCGCCAGtctgcctcctcctcctccttcttgcTGTAGTCCTGCTCATCGTCCACTGTGGAGTCCACTGTGTCGCTGGCCATCTCCAAATCGGAACTCGAGTACCGCGATCGGCGTTTCCTGGCCTCCtcaccgtcgtcgtcatcgtaGCACCCGTTTTCGACGAGGTTAGTGATGACTGCATCAAATGCACGCTCCACGGAGTCCGACCACCGAGATGTCACCGCGAAATGGGACTCAATGGGGACGTTATATTCCATCCGGGACCGCGCCACGAAATCCGCAACGTCCTCCGCAGTGACCTCTCTGTCGTCGTCCAAATCCAGCTTGGTGCCGATGAGGTAGAACCGCGCCCTCTTAAGGTCCGCAGAGGTCAGGTTCTTGAGCGCCTCCGGGATCCAGTACTCGAGACAGCTGTCGAGCGTGCTCCGCCTGCACGTATCGTAGCAGAGCACGACCCCATGACAGTTCCTGTACAGCGACGGTATTATCGCGTTGCGGAACCGCTCCTGCCCTGCAGTGTCCCATATGagacagttgaagaacctgTGGTCGATATCAATCAACCTGTTCTTGATATCGACACCGATGGTCGTCCGCGTGTCCAGTGCCGCCTCCTGGGGCGCACCATCAACGGGATCCTTCATCGGCAGCAGGTCACAGTACCGCAGGATCATCGCCGTCTTTCCCACATTCGCGTCCCCTACAAGTAGTAACTTCAGATGCGTGTGCCCGGCGGAATCCATCAGCAGCGCGGAGTCCCTAACACGCCTGCTTCTCGTGCGTTTCGGCGCCCGCGGGAACTGTGCCGCGGGACTCTGCGGCGGCGACGCCATGGGCGACTGCCACACATTGAACGAGTGTCTCTTGTTGCTTGCCATCTAAAAGAAGCCCTCGTCCTGTGTATCCTACCTCGTGCAATCACACAGACCATCAACACAGTCCACAACAGCACTGCATCCTGGTAATGACCAACAGCCGTGTAAGTTAATTGTTCAATTCGTGttaaatatatatttaaTTCAAAAATTGGGTATCTGTTTTAGGGACTACTCATCGCCAACGGTAGATACAGCTACAGACGCACCCAACGCAGCTGGTTTGTGGCGCTAAGGAACAGATACAGATACGCACATGTCTACTACGGTACCACCCCCACCTTACGAGGAGCACAACTCTGGCCAGGCTGCTGTTGGACAGGCTGCAGTGGACCCCTTGCTCGATGACTTCAACTACTCGACGAAGGTTGCGTTCTGCGACGCGCCTGTCAGGAGGCACTTCACACGGAAGGTGTACACGGTTCTGTCGACGCAGCTGCTGATAACGTTCACTTGGTCGCTGTTTGTGAGCAAGTACCGTGTTTTGCAACGGTTCGTGCTGGACCACATGTGGCTGTGGTGGACTGCACTTGCCGTGTCCTTCGTGACCTGTCTGTGGATCTCGCTGTCTCCTAGAGGTGAGGACTGGGATGCGAAGAACGAGGAGCAAGAGCCCGCGTGGGCACGCAGGGAGCAGCGGCCATGGTACATCCTTACGAAATCCCGGCAGTTTGCCCTGCTGATGGTGTTCACCTTCACGGAGGCGTATACACTTGGTGTCGTCTGCCTGACGTACGATTCTGGGACCGTGCTGAGCGCGCTGCTGATTACCacggttgttgttgtcggTGTGTCAGCGGTAGCCATCTCGGGAAGGTTCCAGATTGCTCTTGAGTCGATGGGGTCAGTGTACTATTGGTTGAACTGGGCACTGTGGCTGATCATTGGGATCGGGTTCTCGTCACTGTTCTTTGGCATCTCAGGGAAGTGGGACCTGCTCTACGGGTGGCTCGGAGCGATCGTCTTCACCGTGTACTTGTTTGTCGACACACAGCTTGTGTTCAGGAAAGTGTACGTCGATGAGGAGATAAAGTGTGCGATGATGTTGTACTTGGACATCATCAACCTTTTCCTGTCCATCTTGAGAATCCTATCGcacaacgacgacaactGAGTTAATAGTTTTCTGTTAGATATTACACACTTCGTATATATGTACTCACTATACAATATCTTATTATACTATAATACCGTTTGGATGGCTGGAATGATGACTGctttttctgttggtgGGAGATTTGCGCAAGACACAAACTCTTAATCCCTTCTCCTCTCTCTATTTTATTACCAAGGTTTTTGCAAATCAGATGTAACCGATTCTGTTGGCAATGTCCAAAGCATCGTAGTCGGAGGTCAATCTGACGTAGGCCTTCTTGGTACCGTTTGGTCTGACCAGAGTGTTGACGGACTGGACATCGACCTCGTATAGCTCCTTGAcggccttcttgatctgGTACTTGTTGGCCTTCATGGAGACTTGGAAAACCAAAGTGTTACCGTCCTCGACTTTCTTCATGGCGGTCTCGGAGGTGATTGGCTGCTCGATGACCTTGTACGAGTCCAATCTGTTGTAGTGAGGGACAGACTTGGTGGCGTATTTAGGAGTTCTcgtcaacttcaaagtctttGGGAGTCTGAAAGTGGCAGAGGTTCTGACCTTCAAAGCCTTCTTACCATTGGTACCCTTGACAACGGCCTTCTTAGCAGCAGTAGCTTTAGCGGATGGAGCCATTATTGAATATGTGTCTGTGTTGTCTGTGTTTGATCTGGGAACTTCTCAAGATGTGCACACAAAACACCCTATCAAATACACCAGGTAACACTACAAAGAGCCTAAAACGTGCAAAGTTTCAGTGACGAGTGCGATGTGGACGGATTTCCAAAGAGAGCGTCATCTGCCtctgaaaaaaattgagagTTCGTGGAGGCCAGGCGGAGATTCTAGGCAGAGTTTCCGCCTGGGATTCTGAGTCTGGACGGGATTCCAGGCGGAGCCCGCCCCACCGGCTCTGCCTGGCTGCGCTTTCTCGAACTCGCGTCCTTCCCAAACGGGAAATTAATTTAAAgctgaaaaaaattacaaaaaataaaaaaaacaagTTTTGTGACTGCAAATTGCACCCACCCACCACTGCTCGGAGATCGCTATATACATTGAAtctactactactactactgctgctgctgctgctgctagTACAATtggttgttcttgattATCTACAAAGTACTGGGTACGACCACTTCGTTCGGTCACAGTCTTCTTATCCGTGGGGAACGTACACCGCCGAATTTCAACGGTGTTGCGTCGCTGATCGTTCTTATCTTGGGCCTGACGAAAGTACCCTCTTTACCGTTCAAAGCAGCGATGAAAGCGGCTCTGCCCTTCCCGAAATCCTTCATGACAATGTCAATCGGGTGGTTCAGCAAATTCTTCTCCTGTATCGTCTTGAACATTTTACTAGCCGTCTGAAAGGCAGCCTCGTACTCACCACGCGCGGCCTTCCGGAAACCAAGACACCCAGTAGAGATGGCGATCTTCACTTTGGAGGGTAGTTTAGCGTAGTACTGGAACTTGGCGTTGTACGACAGGTCAGGGTGCATCGCCAGGTAGTTCGTGTCCTCCACGGTCGCCGCATACGTGAAGTGTGTGTTGTTCTTCGTGAAGAGGCAGTGTAGCGTATAACTCCTTGTGATCTCGTTCGGCTTCAACACAGAGAACCCATCAGTGTTTTGCGGATGCCGCACGTTCGCAAACTGGAACGGTGCCGGGGTGGTACCGCTGTTGGTCACCTGTAGGGGACGCGGTGGACTAGTCGAGTTAAACCTCTTAATGCACCGCCAGAAACCGCGCTGCGGCCGTTGTAACCCCAAATTACCGAGCATTCTGTGTCTGTGGCTCTGTGTATGTAAAGTTAGACAGTGTGATCCTCTCCTGCACCGTCTTGTGGAAggtttcttcgtcactgtGTGTCTCCCTtttgaactgaaaaattgtaTGTAACAGAGACCTGAATGGCTTCACAGAGAGGCAGAGGGCGCCGACGGAGTTGGTTGAGGAGTGGTGTGCAGTGAGATGGCAGTGCGTAGTTGAGACTCGGGATGGGACGGGTGGTGTGCGTGCACTGTTGCCATTGAACTTATGAAACTACCAAGCTCATCTGTAAgggttgctgctgtttcccCGGTTGCTCGACCCAATGCACTAATCGTTGGGGGAAGCAGGTCCCGAGGTTGAAGTTCGTATGGGATGTACACTAACCCGAGACCAGTGCAGTCCAGGGAGGGACCCAGATGGGACTCGTGGTGAGGACCTCTGCCTTGCCCTGTGGTGGTCAGCCGCACGCCCTGCTCGTACAACACGATATTGGACTTCTCTAAGCGGTGGAAAATTTTAAGCGATGAGCATCTCTTAAAGTGACGAGTAGCTTTGGTTTGATTCGAGTTGATGCTCCGTGGTTACGCTTTATATCTGCTCCGTTATCACGTCAGCCTGAGAGAGGATATAACTATGCCAAGAAAAAAGTCTGCTTCGAAGAAGGCCAAGGAGGCCGCATTGAGAGAGTCTCTTAAGAAAGAGGAACAGGTTCAGACCCGCACAGAGGAGCATGGGGGGGAACTAAGTGCCGGTGAATCCGAGTACTCTGGGTCATCTTCCTctgaggaagaggaggacgattATGGTGAGTTGGTCACCGAGGATGTCGAGGAAGGTATTAATAAAGTGTTGACTGCCATTAGAAACAACGATACTTCTACTCTGCTGGACCCGAAGGTAAAATTCTTTCAAGAGTCGGAAGGTAAGACCCCACTGGACAAGAAGAGGGACAAACCGgtgtacttgaaggactACCACAGAATGAACTTGCTGTCTGGTGACGCATTGAAGGATAACGACCAATTGGATAGAGAGGATTTCTCACGTACGGTGGACGGTCAACAGTCGTATGTGTCACAGCAGAGGGACGAACGGAACGAACTGTTGaacgagatcaagaacGCGGTCGATGTGGCCGGAAGTGATGACAGTGATGACGGGTtcatgaagaagaaacaactcGTGGCCAGTACCGACGGTGCCACCGGTACTAGTTCGGAGAAACGGAAACTGCCAGACCCGAAGGAGGGTCAAGGTGATGAATTCTTGGACGAGTTCCTACAGAGGCAGGCATGGATTCCTCAACCGGGGGATAAGACGATCGATCTCGATATCGCAGATGCCGCTCTAGAGGACGAACGCAATTTCGACGACGCCGTAGAAGACTTCGAAAAGGCGTATAACTTTAGGTACGAGGACCCAAACGCCGCGGAGATCGTGTCGTACGCGCGTACGCAGGCTACACTAAGGCGGTCGAAGACCAACTCCCGTAGACGGAAGAGAGAGGATGAAAGGGAGACCAAGATAAAGGAGCACGAAAAGAGGGAAGGTGCCgtacagaagaagaagataaaGAAGGTCAACAAGTTGACGGACGTACTTTCACAATTGCAGAAGGAGTACGGCGCCGAGATTGACGAGAAAATGGTCAACAAGATCACCAACACGCTTTTGAACAGCGAATACTCGGAAAACGACTGGGATAACGTCATCGCGGAGCTGTTCAACGAGCAATACTACGAGGACTCTGGAGAAAAGCCCAAATGGGACGATGATCTTATGGAGGAGGACAACGAAAACGACGATAATGGGGAAGTGGAGGAACCAGAAGAGGAACCCAAAGAGCAGATCGTTGAAGACACCACGGAAGAACCGACTCGCAAGAGCAGAAAGGCCAAGAAGACCGACAAACAGcaggagaagaagcagaaaaagaagCTTGTGGATCTAGTCGACCACGCTGtcgagaagaacaaagtgGCATTGCTCGAAGAGGTGGAGAAGGACCTGGAGGAGAGAGGTAGGAGTAAGACTCAGCCGGAGATCAAATTCAGATACCGTGAGGTGTCCCCTGAGAGTTACGGTTTGAACGCGCGAGAGATATTTGCCGCAGATGACACAGACTTGAACGACTTCATCAgcttgaagaagtttgcACCTTACAGAGAGAAAGAGTTACGCAGCAAAGACAAGAGGAAAGTGACCAAGTCGAAACGTCTCAGAGAgtggaggaagaaagtgtttaaAGACGAGAAGGGTCTGGCGGCCGCACTTGCAGAGGGAGGGGAGGACACTATCCCCATCGCACAACCCGTCGAGGAAGTAAAgcacaagaacaaaagGCATGATAAACGGCGTTGAACCCGCGGGACAACGCGGTGCGCACGTACGCACAACCATTTATAAGTTGTATCTCTTTTGTAGGTTTATACATATAAAGAGTGGTATACAAAGTCGAGGGAATGCAATGGGGCTGGATGTTGGACACTTCCAAACCTTGCTACACGTCTTTGCTCTGGTCCCTACTTGTAGAAACATCGTTTACTTTGATGTCTATCTCTGACGCGGTTGCAACGTTGCTACCGTGGTAGTTATTGTCGTTATTACCATGGATAGTGGGTGCCGCCGGACTCGCCGCGTTGATTGCGGAGTTCCCTGCCGTGTTCATGAGGGAGATAGATGCGATGCTGTTAATGCTGCCGCGTCTGATGGCCGGTGTGCCGCCGCCTCCACCACCCGTGATTCTCGGCGAGGGACTGAATATGTTGTGTATGTAGTCGCCCATGTTGAAGTTCGGAGTCTTGAGAAGGTTGTGCGAGGCAGAAGACGGAGCTGTTAGTTCTCTTGACGGTGTTGTAGGAATGGGGGCCAGTTCCGTAGCACTCCTCGGTGGGCCTGTCCTTTTCCGCGGCGTGAGATGCTGCTGGCTCATCGAGTACAGCGAGGGCGATTCCATGAGGTCGCTGTTAAACGCGTGTACACCTGcagacgatgaggacgaggGAGGGTACATGAACCCGCTGGATCCCACCGTGTGCGGCACTTTGAACGTGGACTGTGGTGAGGACATTGAGTGCTTCAAGTTCGACAACCTTATGGCGTCGTTTGCGTCAGTATGGTGGTGCGTACCGTATATCGACGAGGACGGCGTTGTAGGGATCCTCGCTGTACCTCTAGAGGAGGGGTTCTGttgctggtgctgctgttgcgAGCGGGTCGCGGAAGAGTATGGACTCGTCGCAAGGTAGATGAGCAAGTCTGCACCTgcgctgttgttggtgctgTTCAGGCCCAGAGGTTCCCCAGTGTCGTTGTAAACGCTGTGGTTCCTGATTGGCACCTGCGCTGTGCTCTTCGGAGTTGTGAATTTCTGGTCAGCAGTGTGCCCACCGGAGGCCTTCTCTGGTGTCCCCGTCTCAATCTTGGTCTTCAGTTTGGTTGGTGTGATTCTTGGCTTGACGTAGTGCCGTACGGGCGTCGATCCGGAGGTCCGCTGCCTGTCTGCCTCCGCCAGCGTGGTGGTCCCAACACTGGCCTGCCGCTGCTTGAGCGGCGTTCTATCCGCCTGGTGCTTCTTCCAGGGCGACCCATCCTCCCTGCTCTCCAGATCTGCTTCAGAAGCAGCAGTTGCCGTGCCCGTGCCCGTCTCCCTCTCCACCTCAACTTCTCCTTGAAGACTGTCCCTTGCAGTGAAGTCAGCCTGGTCGATACCACTGGACCGTTTTCTTGCAGAGCCCGGGTTTCCAGCGCTGTAACCCCCCAGAGTCTGGTTCAGACCGACCTTCAATTGCCTCTTCCACTGCGCCAATTGCGCCCGCTGCAAGATCCGCTCGGCCAGCTCGTCCTCACTGCTCCCTGCCGTGGCGACCATCACGCACGCTGATCTGGAAGACGGCCGTTGGTGTCGCTGTCCCTGACGGTATTGCTGTTGT
The sequence above is a segment of the Huiozyma naganishii CBS 8797 chromosome 11, complete genome genome. Coding sequences within it:
- the STB1 gene encoding Stb1p (similar to Saccharomyces cerevisiae STB1 (YNL309W) and YOL131W; ancestral locus Anc_3.37), encoding MVATAGSSEDELAERILQRAQLAQWKRQLKVGLNQTLGGYSAGNPGSARKRSSGIDQADFTARDSLQGEVEVERETGTGTATAASEADLESREDGSPWKKHQADRTPLKQRQASVGTTTLAEADRQRTSGSTPVRHYVKPRITPTKLKTKIETGTPEKASGGHTADQKFTTPKSTAQVPIRNHSVYNDTGEPLGLNSTNNSAGADLLIYLATSPYSSATRSQQQHQQQNPSSRGTARIPTTPSSSIYGTHHHTDANDAIRLSNLKHSMSSPQSTFKVPHTVGSSGFMYPPSSSSSAGVHAFNSDLMESPSLYSMSQQHLTPRKRTGPPRSATELAPIPTTPSRELTAPSSASHNLLKTPNFNMGDYIHNIFSPSPRITGGGGGGTPAIRRGSINSIASISLMNTAGNSAINAASPAAPTIHGNNDNNYHGSNVATASEIDIKVNDVSTSRDQSKDV